A genomic window from Microbacterium sp. ET2 includes:
- a CDS encoding beta-galactosidase, giving the protein MDASTAHPRLAHQGVAFGCDYNPEQWRPEVWREDVALMREAGVDLVAINVFGWSALQGPDGVFRFDELDEVVSLLHENGIRVNLGTGTSSPPPWLTTRHPEILPVMADGTTRYPGGRQAWCPSSPVFRRYALALVEAVAARYGAHPAVALWHVSNELGCHNAECHCAESTRAFRRWLRAKYATIDALNHAWGTSFWSQRYSEFDEILTPMRTVSTRNPGQVLDYRRFCSDEVLAHYRAERDVIRRHSDIPVTTNFMVTAHIDALDYWTWAPEMDVIANDHYLDSRLADPLAELAFTADLTRGLAGGEPWLLMEHSTGAVNWQPVNLAKAPGQMTRDSLSHVARGADAVCYFQWRASLQGSEKFHSALLPHAGTESALWREVRELGALIGRLDEVGGTTVTADVAMLFSWESWWAADAENRPNHALGYLDQVHAMYAALRDLGHTVDVVRPGADLSRYRLVVVPGLHLVSDADARALDGAAATGTHVVVTFYSGIVDENDRVRPGGHPGAWRDLLGVRVEEFAPVLPGTTVTLDTGARATMWTERMSVSNATVVARFADGPSAGLPAITRRSGGSAGSGDAWYLATLLEAPALRDLLETAASAAGVTAEPGAGRGVEVIRRRGDDRAYRFVINNTDRPVEIDAVGDDLVTQSRVTGTLVVPAGGVRVIREQPTEETA; this is encoded by the coding sequence ATCGACGCGTCGACGGCTCACCCGCGCCTCGCACACCAGGGTGTCGCCTTCGGCTGCGACTACAACCCCGAGCAGTGGCGGCCCGAGGTGTGGCGCGAAGACGTCGCCCTCATGCGCGAGGCCGGGGTCGACCTGGTCGCGATCAACGTCTTCGGCTGGTCTGCCCTCCAGGGCCCCGACGGCGTCTTCCGCTTCGACGAGCTCGACGAGGTGGTCTCGCTGCTGCACGAGAACGGCATCCGCGTGAATCTCGGCACCGGCACCTCCTCTCCGCCGCCATGGCTGACGACGAGGCATCCCGAGATCCTGCCGGTGATGGCTGACGGCACGACCCGTTACCCCGGCGGCCGCCAGGCCTGGTGCCCGAGCTCCCCGGTGTTCCGCCGGTACGCTCTCGCGCTCGTCGAAGCCGTCGCCGCGCGTTACGGCGCGCACCCCGCTGTCGCCCTGTGGCACGTCTCGAATGAGCTCGGCTGTCACAACGCCGAGTGCCACTGCGCCGAGTCGACCCGCGCCTTCCGCCGGTGGCTGCGGGCGAAGTACGCCACCATCGACGCCCTGAACCATGCCTGGGGGACGAGCTTCTGGAGTCAGCGCTACAGCGAGTTCGACGAGATCCTCACGCCGATGCGCACCGTCTCCACCCGCAACCCCGGTCAGGTTCTGGATTACCGCCGCTTCTGCAGTGACGAGGTGCTCGCCCACTACCGGGCCGAGCGCGACGTGATCCGTCGCCACAGCGACATCCCCGTCACCACCAACTTCATGGTGACCGCCCACATCGACGCCCTCGACTACTGGACCTGGGCGCCCGAGATGGACGTCATCGCGAACGACCACTACCTCGACTCGCGCCTGGCCGACCCGCTCGCCGAGCTCGCGTTCACCGCCGACCTCACCCGGGGGCTCGCCGGCGGCGAGCCGTGGCTGTTGATGGAGCACTCCACCGGCGCGGTGAACTGGCAGCCGGTGAACCTCGCCAAGGCGCCGGGGCAGATGACGCGCGACTCGCTGTCGCACGTCGCGCGCGGCGCCGACGCCGTCTGCTACTTCCAGTGGCGCGCCTCGCTCCAGGGCTCGGAGAAATTCCATTCGGCACTCCTTCCCCACGCCGGCACCGAGAGCGCTCTGTGGCGCGAGGTGCGCGAGCTCGGCGCGCTGATCGGTCGGCTCGACGAGGTCGGGGGCACCACCGTGACCGCCGACGTGGCCATGCTCTTCAGCTGGGAATCGTGGTGGGCCGCCGACGCAGAGAACCGGCCGAACCACGCGCTCGGCTACCTCGACCAGGTGCACGCGATGTACGCAGCGCTGCGCGACCTCGGTCACACCGTCGACGTCGTCCGTCCGGGGGCCGACCTCTCGCGCTACCGCCTCGTGGTCGTTCCGGGGCTGCACCTCGTCTCCGATGCCGACGCCCGCGCGCTCGACGGCGCCGCGGCCACCGGAACCCACGTCGTGGTCACCTTCTACAGCGGCATCGTCGACGAGAACGACCGAGTCCGCCCCGGTGGTCACCCCGGCGCGTGGCGCGACCTGCTCGGCGTCCGCGTCGAGGAGTTCGCCCCCGTGCTCCCCGGCACGACCGTCACCCTCGACACGGGCGCCCGCGCGACGATGTGGACCGAGCGGATGTCGGTGAGCAACGCCACGGTCGTGGCACGCTTCGCGGACGGGCCATCGGCGGGGCTCCCGGCGATCACCCGGCGCAGCGGCGGATCTGCCGGCAGCGGCGACGCATGGTACCTCGCGACGCTCCTGGAGGCACCGGCGCTGCGCGATCTGCTCGAGACCGCCGCCTCGGCGGCAGGTGTCACCGCCGAGCCCGGTGCCGGACGCGGGGTGGAGGTCATCCGCCGTCGCGGAGACGACCGCGCCTACCGCTTCGTCATCAACAACACCGACCGACCCGTCGAGATCGACGCGGTCGGCGATGACCTCGTGACCCAGAGCCGCGTGACCGGAACGCTCGTCGTCCCCGCCGGCGGCGTCCGTGTCATCCGTGAGCAGCCGACAGAGGAGACGGCATGA
- a CDS encoding LacI family DNA-binding transcriptional regulator, with amino-acid sequence MTSPPVRPKRATVHDVAQEAGVSRGTVSRYVNGDRYVSTTAREAIEAAIAKVGYVPNTAARNLVMQRSQAVGFIVHEPHSLFIEDPNIGEILLGANAALSEADHQMAVLIADTGRDTDRVARYLSGGFVDGVIIVSARANDPITRVVERLQLPAAYVGHPPGASSASFVVIDNRGSARAITSRLKDTGRRRIGMIAAALDRDSGSDRLAGFREALGEQFDERLIEPVPLYSYSAGREGMQALLARAPDIDGIFAASDAVAAGAVEALRTAGRRVPEDVGVVGFDDSAWARRTLPALSTVHQPAARLGAEAARLVLDRIGGAPGGTEVMLECETVWRESA; translated from the coding sequence GTGACCTCTCCGCCCGTCCGCCCCAAGCGTGCGACCGTGCACGATGTGGCGCAGGAGGCCGGGGTGTCGCGAGGCACGGTCAGCCGGTACGTCAACGGCGACCGTTACGTCTCGACCACGGCGCGCGAGGCGATCGAGGCCGCCATCGCGAAAGTCGGATACGTGCCGAACACGGCGGCGCGCAACCTCGTGATGCAGCGGAGCCAGGCGGTCGGCTTCATCGTGCACGAACCGCACTCCCTGTTCATCGAGGATCCCAACATCGGCGAGATTCTGCTGGGCGCCAACGCCGCGCTGTCGGAGGCCGACCATCAGATGGCCGTGCTCATCGCCGACACCGGCCGCGACACCGATCGTGTCGCCCGCTACCTCTCCGGCGGCTTCGTCGACGGCGTCATCATCGTCTCGGCCCGCGCGAACGACCCGATCACGCGGGTCGTGGAGCGTCTGCAGCTGCCGGCGGCGTACGTGGGCCACCCTCCCGGCGCATCCTCGGCCTCATTCGTCGTCATCGACAACCGCGGGTCTGCCCGGGCCATCACCTCGCGCCTGAAGGACACGGGTCGCCGACGCATCGGCATGATCGCCGCCGCCCTCGACCGCGACTCGGGCTCGGACCGACTCGCCGGTTTCCGCGAGGCGCTCGGCGAGCAATTCGACGAGCGGCTCATCGAACCGGTGCCGCTCTACTCGTACTCGGCCGGTAGAGAGGGCATGCAGGCGCTGCTCGCGCGCGCGCCCGACATCGACGGGATCTTCGCGGCATCCGACGCCGTGGCCGCCGGCGCCGTGGAGGCGCTGCGCACGGCAGGCCGCCGGGTGCCCGAGGATGTCGGCGTGGTCGGCTTCGACGACTCGGCGTGGGCGCGCCGCACCCTGCCCGCGCTGTCGACGGTGCACCAGCCGGCAGCGCGGCTGGGCGCCGAGGCGGCGCGGCTGGTGCTCGATCGGATCGGCGGCGCCCCCGGCGGCACCGAGGTGATGCTCGAGTGCGAGACGGTGTGGCGGGAATCGGCATGA
- a CDS encoding helix-turn-helix domain-containing protein, which produces MSMPDGRPEWFGLAAFRGAVPAMFAAHRHDDLEVNASPSPLVYLIDGRQTTIPAGSLGVFWAARPHRLVTAVDEVSWLTVPLGVALGWSLPGGFIGSLLAGDLVLVSEGAGLALAERAALWAGALARETADAERRAAELEVEALLRRIAARRTEVAPGHPGVKGAAGEMAAFISEHSADDLRVEDVARHVHLHPQYVMTLFRRSLGITIGEYLLQCRVARAQRLLLTTDLPISEVGFAAGFRSQSQFYARFRDRCGEPPAAYRRRLAG; this is translated from the coding sequence ATGAGCATGCCAGATGGCCGGCCGGAGTGGTTCGGGTTGGCGGCGTTCCGCGGAGCGGTGCCGGCGATGTTCGCTGCGCACCGGCACGATGACCTCGAGGTCAACGCGTCGCCTTCGCCGCTGGTCTACCTCATCGACGGAAGGCAGACCACCATCCCGGCGGGGAGCCTGGGGGTGTTCTGGGCGGCCCGGCCACATCGACTGGTCACCGCCGTCGACGAGGTCAGCTGGCTCACCGTGCCGCTCGGGGTGGCCCTCGGCTGGTCGCTGCCGGGCGGGTTCATCGGATCGCTTCTCGCCGGTGACCTCGTGCTCGTCTCGGAGGGGGCGGGGCTCGCGCTCGCCGAGCGTGCCGCGCTGTGGGCCGGGGCGCTCGCACGCGAAACCGCCGACGCCGAGCGGCGTGCAGCCGAGCTCGAAGTCGAGGCGCTCCTGCGGCGGATCGCCGCGCGTCGCACGGAGGTCGCCCCGGGGCATCCGGGGGTCAAGGGGGCCGCCGGAGAGATGGCGGCCTTCATCTCGGAACACTCGGCCGACGACCTCCGCGTCGAGGACGTCGCGCGCCACGTCCACCTGCACCCGCAGTACGTCATGACGCTGTTCCGACGCTCGCTCGGCATCACGATCGGCGAATACCTGCTGCAGTGCCGGGTCGCGCGGGCCCAGCGCCTGCTGCTGACCACCGATCTGCCGATCAGCGAGGTCGGGTTCGCCGCCGGCTTCCGCTCGCAGAGCCAGTTCTACGCACGGTTCCGCGATCGCTGCGGCGAACCGCCCGCCGCCTATCGGCGCCGGCTCGCCGGCTGA
- a CDS encoding phytanoyl-CoA dioxygenase family protein: MTDTTLTDAPLAPTRAWHLTPEEIAFFDANGYLVLRDRIPAPLLERLRAASDAWMTQGRALGPDHPDAGDYAWANRGGQKRMFRVDYLHSKGQSASLELLGSPAVLGIAESLAGENFVPTYESLVFKDAGDGAAIDWHQDAVHPRTHRIFNIDVYLDASRAGEGALRVAPGSHRAPVDVCQLQEEYGWDAPGVIQVELNPGDVLVHDVMIVHGSEAVTGNRLRRTIYYEFRAAEQILSEGPWDAEWVDRRLRLVPLGLREHARQNPHTEAFDWRISPELAPAVGEDDAAELRIAHVVHSPGSYCSAGSVPFTE, encoded by the coding sequence ATGACCGACACCACACTGACCGACGCCCCTCTCGCTCCGACGCGCGCCTGGCACCTCACCCCCGAAGAGATCGCCTTCTTCGACGCGAACGGCTATCTGGTCCTCCGCGACCGAATCCCCGCACCTCTGCTGGAGCGCCTCCGCGCGGCATCCGATGCCTGGATGACCCAGGGCCGCGCTCTGGGTCCCGATCACCCCGACGCGGGGGACTACGCCTGGGCGAACCGGGGCGGGCAGAAGCGCATGTTCCGCGTGGACTACCTGCACAGCAAGGGTCAGTCCGCGTCGCTGGAGCTGCTCGGCAGCCCCGCTGTCCTGGGGATCGCCGAAAGTCTCGCCGGCGAGAACTTCGTGCCGACCTACGAGTCGCTGGTGTTCAAAGACGCCGGCGACGGCGCCGCGATCGACTGGCACCAGGACGCCGTGCACCCCCGCACTCACCGCATCTTCAACATCGACGTCTACCTCGACGCCTCGCGCGCCGGCGAGGGCGCCCTCCGGGTCGCGCCCGGATCGCACCGCGCACCGGTCGATGTCTGCCAGCTGCAGGAGGAGTACGGCTGGGATGCGCCCGGCGTCATCCAGGTCGAGCTGAACCCCGGCGACGTGCTCGTGCACGACGTGATGATCGTCCACGGCTCGGAGGCCGTCACCGGCAATCGCCTGCGCCGGACGATCTACTACGAGTTCCGCGCCGCAGAGCAGATCCTCAGCGAAGGACCCTGGGACGCCGAATGGGTCGACCGGCGCCTGCGGCTCGTGCCGCTCGGCCTGCGCGAACACGCCCGGCAGAATCCCCACACCGAGGCGTTCGACTGGCGGATCTCCCCCGAGCTCGCCCCCGCGGTGGGCGAGGATGACGCCGCCGAGCTGCGCATCGCGCACGTGGTGCACTCACCGGGGTCGTACTGCAGCGCGGGGAGCGTGCCCTTCACCGAGTGA
- the pip gene encoding prolyl aminopeptidase, whose translation MSGGPAHLDEILYPSIEPYATGELLVGDGNRVYWEESGNPDGKPVVFLHGGPGAGTSPWHRRFFDPERYRIVLFDQRGCGRSTPHASAPEADLRFNTTWHLVADIELLRRNLGITRWQVFGGSWGSALALAYAETHPDAVTEVVLRGVFTLRPHELEWFYEGGAAAIFPDLWEDFLAPIPVLERSRMIEAYCRRLSDPDPAVHVPAAKAWTRWEAATLTLRPDSDLVHRMTDEVAATAFARIENHFFTHGGWFTEEQLIRGATALRDIPGVIVQGRYDVCTPVMTAWDLHRAWPEAELVIVDDAGHAASEPGIAAALRAATDRFAADDVPAAADVTD comes from the coding sequence GTGAGCGGCGGTCCGGCGCACCTCGACGAGATCCTCTACCCCTCGATCGAGCCGTATGCGACCGGAGAGCTCCTCGTCGGCGACGGCAACCGCGTGTACTGGGAGGAGAGCGGCAACCCCGACGGCAAGCCCGTGGTGTTCCTGCACGGCGGCCCGGGGGCGGGAACCTCGCCGTGGCACCGCCGCTTCTTCGATCCCGAGCGGTACCGCATCGTGCTGTTCGACCAGCGAGGCTGCGGCCGCAGCACGCCGCACGCGTCGGCGCCCGAGGCCGACCTGCGCTTCAACACCACCTGGCACCTCGTCGCCGACATCGAGCTGCTGCGCCGGAATCTCGGGATCACGCGCTGGCAGGTCTTCGGCGGATCGTGGGGGAGCGCGCTGGCCTTGGCGTATGCCGAAACGCACCCCGACGCCGTCACCGAGGTGGTGCTGCGCGGCGTGTTCACCCTGCGCCCGCACGAGCTGGAGTGGTTCTACGAGGGTGGGGCGGCCGCGATCTTCCCCGACCTCTGGGAGGACTTCCTGGCCCCGATCCCGGTGCTCGAGCGGTCCCGCATGATCGAGGCGTACTGCAGAAGACTCTCCGACCCCGACCCGGCCGTCCACGTGCCCGCGGCGAAGGCGTGGACCCGCTGGGAGGCGGCGACCCTCACCCTCCGACCCGATTCCGACCTCGTCCACAGGATGACCGACGAGGTCGCGGCGACCGCCTTCGCCCGCATCGAGAACCACTTCTTCACGCACGGCGGGTGGTTCACCGAGGAGCAGCTGATCCGTGGTGCGACGGCGCTCCGCGACATCCCGGGTGTGATCGTCCAGGGCCGCTACGACGTCTGCACGCCGGTGATGACGGCGTGGGACCTGCACCGGGCGTGGCCGGAGGCGGAGCTCGTGATCGTCGACGACGCGGGGCACGCCGCGTCGGAGCCGGGGATCGCTGCCGCACTGCGCGCAGCGACCGACCGGTTCGCGGCGGACGACGTACCCGCGGCGGCGGATGTCACCGACTGA
- the ypfJ gene encoding KPN_02809 family neutral zinc metallopeptidase, with product MTFNQNAQVGGNTARRRGGGLVLAGGGVAGIGAIAVLLLNLFTGGDFSGLLGGGGVPGVSSGEGSEIASCETGADANRNDECRLAAGSLVLDQYWAEQVEGYRQPQLIIVDQSTSSACGTASNATGPFYCPPEETVYIDPTFFGLLRERFDASAGELAQLYVLAHEYGHHVQNITGITQQNPDNGTGPDSNGVRIELQADCFAGAWVAAMTEQVDQNGVPFFETPTGTQVTDALNAAATVGDDHIQQESGAPVNPESWTHGSSEQRQRWFAAGYQGGVGACDTFSVSGSEL from the coding sequence ATGACGTTCAATCAGAACGCACAGGTCGGCGGGAACACGGCGCGACGACGCGGCGGAGGACTCGTTCTCGCCGGCGGCGGCGTGGCCGGTATCGGTGCGATCGCCGTGCTGCTGCTGAATCTGTTCACGGGCGGAGACTTCTCCGGGCTCCTCGGCGGTGGCGGGGTGCCCGGCGTCTCGAGTGGCGAGGGCAGTGAGATCGCATCGTGCGAGACCGGCGCCGACGCCAACCGCAACGACGAATGCCGCCTGGCGGCGGGGTCGCTCGTGCTCGACCAGTACTGGGCCGAACAGGTCGAGGGGTACCGGCAGCCGCAGCTGATCATCGTCGACCAGTCCACATCGTCTGCATGCGGCACCGCCTCGAATGCGACAGGGCCGTTCTACTGTCCGCCCGAGGAGACGGTGTACATCGACCCCACCTTCTTCGGGCTCCTGCGCGAGCGCTTCGATGCGAGCGCCGGCGAGCTCGCCCAGCTCTACGTGCTCGCCCACGAGTACGGCCACCACGTGCAGAACATCACCGGAATCACGCAGCAGAACCCCGACAACGGCACCGGCCCCGACAGCAACGGCGTGCGGATCGAACTGCAGGCCGACTGCTTCGCCGGGGCGTGGGTCGCGGCGATGACCGAGCAGGTCGATCAGAACGGCGTGCCGTTCTTCGAGACGCCCACCGGCACCCAGGTCACCGACGCCCTGAACGCCGCCGCGACGGTCGGCGACGATCACATCCAGCAGGAATCCGGGGCGCCGGTGAACCCTGAGAGCTGGACGCACGGGTCGAGCGAGCAGCGGCAGCGCTGGTTCGCCGCGGGCTACCAGGGCGGGGTGGGCGCCTGCGACACCTTCTCGGTCTCGGGGAGCGAGCTGTGA
- a CDS encoding malate dehydrogenase, with product MRATTITLTGAGGQIGYALLFRIAAGDMLGPERPVQLRLLEIPAGLRAAEGAALELQDCAFPLLAGVEISDDPRTAFDGCEIALLVGARPRGPGMERADLLAANAGIFGPQGAALNDVADDAIRVVTVGNPANTNALIAQSSAPDIPPERFTALTRLDHNRAVGQLAAALEVNPRDIDGVIVWGNHSATQYPDVSHATVAGRPVIDALAERLGGTDVATAWLDAEFVPRVARRGAEIIEVRGSSSIASAAHASIEHVRSDVLGGFRTSAAVVSHGEYGVPEGLICSFPVTSDGSGYRVVADLGVDDRSRKLIDASVDELVAERDAVRSLGILP from the coding sequence ATGCGCGCGACGACGATCACCCTCACCGGCGCCGGGGGGCAGATCGGCTACGCCCTGCTCTTCCGCATCGCCGCCGGCGACATGCTCGGCCCCGAGCGTCCGGTGCAGCTGCGCCTGCTCGAGATCCCCGCGGGCCTCCGGGCTGCGGAGGGTGCGGCGCTGGAACTGCAGGACTGCGCCTTTCCGCTCCTGGCGGGGGTGGAGATCTCGGATGACCCGCGCACGGCGTTCGACGGCTGCGAGATCGCTCTGCTCGTCGGCGCCCGCCCCCGCGGTCCAGGCATGGAGCGAGCCGACCTGCTCGCCGCGAATGCGGGGATCTTCGGCCCGCAGGGTGCGGCGCTGAACGACGTCGCCGACGACGCGATCCGCGTCGTGACGGTGGGGAACCCCGCGAACACCAACGCCCTCATCGCGCAGTCGTCGGCCCCCGACATCCCTCCTGAGCGCTTCACCGCCCTCACCCGCCTCGATCACAACCGCGCCGTCGGTCAGCTCGCCGCCGCCCTCGAGGTGAATCCGCGAGACATCGACGGCGTCATCGTGTGGGGCAATCATTCGGCCACGCAGTATCCCGACGTCTCGCACGCCACTGTCGCCGGCCGCCCCGTGATCGACGCTCTCGCCGAGCGGCTGGGCGGCACCGATGTCGCCACCGCGTGGCTCGATGCCGAATTCGTCCCCCGGGTGGCGCGCCGCGGCGCCGAGATCATCGAGGTGCGCGGCTCGTCGTCGATCGCCTCCGCCGCGCACGCGTCGATCGAGCACGTCCGCAGCGACGTGCTCGGTGGTTTCCGCACGTCGGCGGCCGTCGTCTCCCACGGAGAGTACGGCGTGCCCGAGGGGCTCATCTGCTCGTTCCCCGTCACCTCCGACGGGTCGGGCTATCGGGTCGTCGCCGATCTGGGCGTCGACGACCGGTCGCGGAAGCTCATCGACGCCTCGGTCGACGAGCTCGTCGCCGAGCGCGACGCCGTGCGGAGCCTGGGCATCCTGCCGTGA
- a CDS encoding sodium:proton antiporter — MIEVIVIATVTVLVIAGATALGPRLRLAGPLLLVLLGLGVSLLPFVPPFELDPEVILVGVLPPLLYSAAVSLPAIEFRRDVRPISGLAVLLVVVSAVALGFFFHAVIPGLDLYLAIALGAILSPTDAVATSIAKRLGISRRVTTWLDGESLLNDATSLVILRTMVAAAVTGSIPEGGIVGAFLWGVVVAIVVGSIIGYINLRVRALVRNPAANTAIGFVVPFVAYLPTEALGGSGLVAAVVAGIVTGQGAARRFTPEQRLSDELNWRTVELVLEGAVFLVMGLEVKDLWDSVSADGAGGLERAVFLAATALLIILAARAVFVSVLVWGESRRAKRAATHLPRVRTWPDRVPERARPRVLRFIEDLEYHRTTPLGWRHGTIMVWAGMRGVVTLAAAQTLPAATPSRDLLVFVAFLVAVGSLLLQGSTLPWIVRALGLDGEGDETVGREERLRLDQELRDAAAAALADDNLARRDGESFPPELIARVGDRYTRPPDEDTTMVVRDGLELRLALIRAMRRRLIELSSGGAYSTAVLRHTLAELDADELSLELRLDGED; from the coding sequence GTGATCGAGGTCATCGTCATCGCCACGGTGACGGTGCTCGTCATCGCCGGCGCGACCGCGCTCGGTCCGCGCCTGCGCCTCGCCGGACCCCTGCTGCTCGTGCTTCTCGGGCTCGGGGTCAGCCTCCTGCCGTTCGTCCCGCCGTTCGAACTCGACCCCGAGGTCATCCTCGTCGGAGTCCTTCCACCCCTGCTGTATTCGGCGGCGGTGTCGCTTCCCGCCATCGAGTTCCGCCGCGACGTGCGACCGATCTCCGGGCTCGCGGTGCTGCTCGTGGTGGTGAGCGCCGTCGCGCTCGGCTTCTTCTTCCACGCCGTCATCCCGGGGCTCGATCTGTATCTGGCGATCGCACTGGGGGCCATCCTCAGTCCGACCGACGCGGTGGCGACCTCCATCGCGAAGCGGCTCGGCATCTCTCGTCGCGTCACCACCTGGCTCGACGGTGAGAGCCTGCTCAACGACGCCACATCGCTCGTGATCCTGCGCACCATGGTCGCCGCGGCGGTGACCGGCTCCATACCCGAAGGCGGCATCGTCGGCGCTTTCCTGTGGGGCGTGGTCGTCGCGATCGTCGTGGGCTCGATCATCGGCTACATCAACCTGCGGGTGCGCGCGCTCGTGCGCAATCCCGCCGCGAACACCGCCATCGGTTTCGTCGTGCCGTTCGTGGCGTACCTTCCCACCGAGGCGCTCGGCGGCTCGGGCCTCGTCGCCGCCGTCGTCGCCGGCATCGTCACCGGGCAGGGCGCCGCCCGCCGGTTCACCCCCGAGCAGCGCCTATCGGACGAGCTGAACTGGCGCACGGTCGAGCTCGTCCTCGAGGGTGCGGTGTTCCTGGTGATGGGGCTCGAGGTGAAGGACCTCTGGGACTCCGTCTCCGCCGACGGCGCGGGAGGTCTCGAGCGGGCGGTCTTCCTCGCTGCGACGGCGCTGCTGATCATCCTCGCCGCGCGGGCGGTCTTCGTCTCCGTCCTCGTCTGGGGAGAGTCTCGGCGCGCGAAACGCGCGGCCACCCACCTCCCACGGGTGCGCACCTGGCCTGACAGGGTGCCCGAACGCGCCCGCCCCCGAGTGCTCCGCTTCATCGAAGACCTCGAGTACCACCGCACCACCCCGCTCGGGTGGCGCCACGGCACGATCATGGTGTGGGCGGGCATGCGAGGCGTCGTCACCCTCGCGGCAGCGCAGACCCTTCCCGCCGCGACGCCGTCGCGCGACCTGCTCGTCTTCGTCGCCTTCCTCGTTGCGGTTGGCAGCCTGCTGCTGCAGGGCTCGACCCTCCCGTGGATCGTGCGCGCGCTCGGCCTCGACGGCGAGGGTGACGAGACCGTCGGCCGTGAGGAGCGACTGCGGCTGGATCAGGAGCTGCGGGATGCCGCGGCCGCGGCCCTCGCCGACGACAACCTCGCCCGGCGAGACGGCGAGAGCTTCCCGCCGGAGCTCATCGCCCGCGTCGGCGACCGGTACACCAGACCGCCCGACGAGGACACCACCATGGTCGTGCGCGACGGGTTGGAGCTGCGCCTCGCTCTCATCCGGGCCATGCGCCGACGCCTGATCGAGCTCTCCTCCGGTGGCGCGTACAGCACCGCAGTCCTCCGCCACACGCTCGCCGAGCTGGACGCCGATGAGCTGAGCCTCGAGCTCCGCCTCGACGGCGAAGACTGA
- a CDS encoding recombinase family protein: protein MSAGFGEAMETSPVPVPHDAADCPKCFTELQRDRDWWAARPSGARLVGLVIARDDMPSVVEQRDLLTRFGVPIEGFRHPSPETLESWEERLVRLFGTLRHGDVLVVANVHALGRDIEEETRTVAALRRRGVVVKVLSHGARHLYDAGR, encoded by the coding sequence ATGAGTGCGGGATTCGGCGAGGCGATGGAGACGAGCCCCGTCCCCGTTCCCCATGACGCCGCCGACTGTCCGAAGTGCTTCACCGAATTGCAGCGCGATCGCGACTGGTGGGCCGCGCGCCCGTCGGGCGCACGCCTGGTGGGCCTCGTCATCGCCCGCGACGACATGCCGTCGGTGGTCGAGCAGCGCGACCTCCTCACCCGCTTCGGGGTGCCCATCGAGGGGTTCCGTCACCCCTCGCCCGAGACCCTCGAGAGCTGGGAGGAGCGGCTGGTGCGCCTGTTCGGCACGCTCCGCCACGGCGATGTGCTCGTGGTCGCGAACGTCCATGCGCTGGGACGCGACATCGAGGAGGAGACGCGTACCGTCGCCGCCCTCCGCCGCCGCGGAGTGGTCGTGAAGGTGCTCAGCCACGGCGCTCGGCACCTGTACGACGCCGGCCGGTGA
- a CDS encoding flavin reductase family protein, whose protein sequence is MTRSAAGTHPASFPTASLSAEEFKTVFRGHPGGVAVITADAGDGPVALTATSVSSVSAEPPLLIFSLSAISSAAPTIAEADTVVVHLLDAHDLELAKLAATSGIDRFADTSLWARLPTGEPVFPGARAWLRCAIINRMDAGASTVIAAQALQHQITRDVEPGEPADALVYHNRTWHRLGEHSQLG, encoded by the coding sequence ATGACTCGTTCCGCCGCCGGCACCCACCCCGCGTCGTTCCCGACCGCCTCGCTCAGCGCCGAGGAGTTCAAGACCGTCTTCCGCGGACACCCCGGCGGCGTGGCCGTGATCACCGCCGACGCCGGCGACGGACCTGTCGCCCTGACGGCGACCTCGGTGTCGTCGGTGAGCGCCGAGCCGCCCCTGCTCATCTTCTCGCTCTCGGCCATCTCGTCGGCCGCCCCCACGATCGCCGAGGCCGACACCGTCGTCGTGCACCTGCTCGATGCGCATGACCTCGAGCTGGCCAAGCTCGCCGCCACGAGCGGCATCGACCGCTTCGCCGACACGTCGCTGTGGGCGCGGCTTCCCACGGGCGAGCCAGTCTTCCCCGGTGCGCGGGCATGGCTGCGCTGCGCGATCATCAACCGGATGGATGCCGGCGCCTCGACCGTCATCGCCGCGCAGGCGCTGCAGCACCAGATCACCCGCGATGTCGAGCCGGGCGAGCCCGCCGACGCCCTGGTCTATCACAACCGCACCTGGCACCGCCTCGGCGAGCACTCGCAGCTCGGCTGA